In Gammaproteobacteria bacterium, the DNA window CATTTTGCCGAAAAACTCCCGGTCTCACGCTGGCAACGCGACCTGACCGATTCAACCGTGTTACGAAATCTTGGAGTGGCTGCTGCGCACAGCGCTCTGGCCTGGAGCGCAAATTTAAAAGGCTTGAACAAGCTTGAGGTTAACCCGACTCGCCTGGCTGAAGACCTGGATGCCAACTGGGAAGTTTTGGGAGAAGCTATTCAAACCGTCATGCGACGTTATGGTCTGGACAATCCATACGAACAGCTCAAAGCCTTGACCCGCGGGCAAGGCATCAGTCAGGCGAGTTTGAAAGAATTCATTACGGGTTTGGATATTCCCCAAGCGGAGAAGGAACGCCTGATGCAACTGACTCCGGCCTCGTACATTGGGGATGCGGCCATCTTGGCTAAAGAAATATAGTAAGCAAGAGTCTATACCGTGTCACACATCGTTCGTGAAGCATTCTGGCATCAAGATAAACAGGCCTTGCGTGATATTCGTCGGATTGTTTTTATTCAAGGGCAAAACGTGCCTCAAGAACTGGAATGGGATGACCGCGATGAGCATTGTTGGCATGTATTGGTTTTTGAACACGACAAAGCCATTGCCACCGGTCGTTTGGATACGGATGGCAAAATTGGTCGCATGGCCGTGTTAGACGCGTATCGCGGGCAAGGTGTGGGTAAGTTGGTCTTGACGCAATTGATCAAAATTGCCCGTCGCGAAGGCATTGCCCAAACCTATATGCACGCCCAGTGTCATGCCCTGCCGTTCTATCTGAAAAACGGCTACGAAGCATATGGTGACGTGTACGATGAAGCAGGCATCCCCCATCAAAATGCCAGAGAAAGACTGGTTTAATGAGTCCGTTTGAATTGATTTATGAATTGATTTAAATCAAACCGCTAATAGACTATTTGTGCTGCAATAAGGAGGTGGAGAATATTTATGGACACATCAGATACCGACAATGAGACTGGGCCCAGCAACGTGCTGGCTTTTGGTGACGCCGTGGATCTGCTCATCGAAAAACTGCCGGAAAGTGGTCACCACTTGTTCATCAAATTGCATTCCCTGCATCATCCATTACTGGGTCGCAGTGACTTTGTTGAAGCTCTGAAAAACAAGCTGGTGGGTTCAAAACGTTATTTATGCCATATTTTGCTGGAGGAGATACGACCGGGTAAACGCAATATTGAATTTGTGAAATACTACCAGCGTCTCACGGATTACATCGAGATTCGTCGTTTTAAGGCGGATTACGCCGATGCTGACCGGCGTCAATACGTAATTCTGGATAATGATCTGGTAATCTGGCAAAGCTACGAGAAACGTCACGACATGCGCAAGTTTACCGACCTGCACCGGGTCGAAGATTTTACAACGGCATTTGAACGCGCCTGGAAAACTTCAGAACGTGACTTGAGTTTAACTAAACTGTATATCTGATTTTTCAATTCGAAAAAAAAAGCCTCCACGTGGAGGCTTTTTAAGTTCTGAGCAAGATTTATTCAACGGTAAATGTTTGTACAAATAATACGCCGTTCACACTGAAGTTGAGATCAAATGTACCCATTGTTGTTGCTGGTAATATTCTCAATGTAATTAGATACTCTCCATCACCAATGTTGGCAGCAAAATCAGAATCAATTCCCAGTGGCTGCAATGAAGTCGTCGACTCAAATCCGATGTTTGCACTATTCGCAGACAATGATACTTGAACATCCTGACCATCTCCCAATCGAACACCAACAGAAGCCGGAATAAAACTAATCTTTCTGATCGGTCCAGGATCCGACAGCAACACTTTTAAATCAGAAGGGTTTTGGATAATGATTTGATCTGCAATACCAACTGAACCTTCCTGATAATGATACCCCCTATTCAATTGTGCACCATCACCAGAGGCTGCATCCACCGCGGTTCCGGTTGAATCGGTGGTTTTTTGGGTAAACAGTACGCCGGTTTCAGTCTCCGCAGTTGCCGAGGTCACACTGCCACTATTGATTGCAGGTGAACCCGAGCCCAAATAAAAGGCGAGATCAAATAACGGATCAGACAACAATTGATCATTATTTATCACATTGCCCTCCGGCGATCCGATCAGATTGAATGAAGAATAGGCATAAGGTGTTGTTGATGTGTCGAAGGTATCGCCTGCAACTGTTGGGCTTGATAAATCAGCATTTCCTGTTCGATTTTCCCAGAATACGGAATCCCTGATGATTGGGGAACCAGCAATAACCAAGATCGCAGCGCCTGAATTCAAGCTTTGGTTGTAGGCAAGTGTATTGTTACGCAGAGCTGAATCACCATCAACGTACACACCACCACCATCTGGTGCATAGTTACCTATGATAAGGTTATTATGAATATTGACACCGGCACTTGTATTGTCTAATGCAATCCCGCCACCTTTAATTACAGATTCATTACCACTAATAACATTATTAATGATTGTTGCAGAGGTTGGAATACCTAATACCAAAATGCCCCCGCCGCCATCTGATGAGCCAGCCAGGGTTTCATTATTAGCGATGATATTATTTTTAATGAGTGCTGTAGCACCTGGATCAAGTGCTATACCACCGCCGCCAAATCCTGCAGAGGTATTATCATAAATACGGGAATCTTCAATATTCATGGTTGCGCCATTACCAACCCAAATTCCCCCGCCCCCTTTGCCACCACTAATGTCGTTTTCTCTAACCACTATATTCACTGCATTTAATATTGTTCCCGAATTGGATACACCAATACCGCCACCTTGATCTGTGACCAAATTATTTTCTATCCAAACATTATCCAGATACAGAATTGAGCCACTAGAAATTCGTATACCACCACCCCGGGTACTACCACCGCCGGAATCAAAACCGACGCCGTTGGTCAATACCATATTTGAGATCCGGATCGTGTCACAATCTTGTAAATGTGAAAATCTCACTCCTTCCATATCCAGGATGGTGGTTGGACGACCATCATCCGCTAATTGAGCAACTTGACCAGAATCGCTTGAGCTCACCGAGCCCACGTAATTGACGTATTGACATTGTGAGCTGCTGTTGGTTAGGCCGAGATTGATCTCACCCGGGAATACACCGGGCTCAATCAGATATGTGACAGGATTATCAGGTGAGGTGCCGTATTGAGGTTCATTAGTGATGTTGCCCGGAAATGGATCAGCGCTTAAAACCGGGTTCACACTGCCTGGTGCCGCAGCTGTACAAGGCAGCATATTGTTGGCGACTTCGACACCATCGCTGATGCCATCATTATCACTGTCGGGATCCGTTTCACTCAAACATGCATATTTAACCGGATCGACGACATCGCGTAAATTTGCTTCTTCTGCATTGGTTAATCCATCCTGGTCAAAATCATTGGGATCGGCAAACCCGACATTCCGTGTTGTGTTCAAAGAGCGGGCCAGATCTGGATGAACAGCATTGTATGTATTGAATACTTCAGCAGTAGTTGGCGATGTCACCGTGACATCTACAATGTCAACGACATACGTTGGTAATGGTGCAGGTGTACAGACATCACCAGGCGCCATTTGCGGGCAGGCATAACTACTGGATGTTAATATGTCACTAATGACCAGGTCACCTGCGCTAATGGTGAGGTTGCCTGTATTTTCCACGCTGTAATCAAATGTGATTGTTTCGCCGATAAAATAGACTGTTGCATCCGGCACTTCCGTGATGAGGAAGTCCTTGAATTGAGTAAATGTAGTAGTTACATTATTATCCCCAGCAGGACCTGTTTCACTCACTATACTGGCCTCATCAGGAGCAAATGCAATGCTACTGGCGTTATTCGTTATCATTCCGCCATTGGTGGTGGAATCAAAATCTGCCTGGGTTAGAAAATATTCCACATCACAGCTCGCATTGTTTGCTGCAGTGATTGTTGAAAAAAAGCAAATCGGGTTACCGATCGGATCAATCAACAGATCGGTTACCTCTACATTCTTTAATTTAACCAGTCCGCTATTGTCAATTGTATAAGTATAGGTAATGGAATCTCCGGCACTGTGTTTACCATCGCCATCATTGTCATTAATTAACCCGGAATTATTTGAAATACTCAAATTAAATTGTAGAGCAATGTCATCATTGCTAATAGTGCAAATGGCTTCATCACCATTACTCAGTGTCACAGAGCCTGTATTAAAGCCGTTATCAGTAACAGTGCCCACAGTACAAGCCCAGGTTCCTTCTGTGTATTCTTGTAAGTCGTTTTCACTTAATGTGTAACTACCCGCATTAACTGTTAAGTTATCAGCATCGTAAGTCGTGGTACTGCCGGTGACTACTCCGGGCTGAAAGTTAAGTGCACCGGCATCTGTGGCAATACCAAAGTCAACGGCACCGAGATTATTTCCATTGTCATTTATTACCACTTTTCTGATGATCAAACTCGCATCATCATTGGTTATTGTGCCCACACCCTGACCATCCAGAATGCCGGCTACTGTTGGCGCGGATAGATCAATAAAAAATGTTTCATCCAATTCGACCGCTACATCACCATTAACGGTAACCGGAATAACCTTTGAGGTTTCGCCAGATGCAAAGGTTAATATGCCTGATGTGGCTACATAATCCGAATCTGCAACAGTGGCTGTATTGTCATTGGTTGTATATAACACGGTCACTGGCAAGGCGGATGGATTATTCAGGCTGACCGTGAAATTAAATATGCTGCTCCCTGTATCCAGTTCGGCTTGGCTAGTGTCAGTAATGCTCAATAATGATGAATCGTCATTGGTAATTGTGCCGGTTCCACTACCATCCAGAAGCGTGGCAATAACGGGGTTACTTAAATTAACGCTAAAGGTCTCATTATCCTCCACCTTGGTATCACCGTTAACTACTATGTTAATCGATTGGGAGAGCATTCCTGGTGTAAATGTCAAGGTGCCTGCTGCTGCGTCATAATCGACATCTGCTACTGTTGCGGTACCGTCTGTTGTGCTGTAGTCAACGATCACATTGCTGTCAGCCGGCTCTGTCAGAGTAACCGTGAAAACAAATGTGGTTGTGGTATTTGTTTCCGATGCTGTGACATCATTAATAACAAGTTCAGTAGTGTCGTCATTGGTAATGGTTCCCTGACCCTGGGCATCGGCTATTGTTGCGATGGCAGGATTAACAAGATCGATCAGAAATGTTTCGTCACTTTCTACCGTTGTATCGCCATTCACCGTAATGGTGATGGTTTGTGTGACTACACCCGGGGTAAAAGTTAATGACCCTGATGCCATCACATAGTCATTATCCACTGTTGTTGCTGTGCCATCAGCCGTTAAATAATCGACCGTTACATTGCTGTCTGCCGGCTGTGTCAGCGATACTGTGAATACAAAATTGGTGCCTGCATCAGATTCGTTCAGGGTCACATCATCAATGTTTAAACTGGTGAAGTCATCGTTACTAACAAGACCGCTTCCTGTAGCCGAACCCAAAAGCGCATTGACCGGTGTTGTTAATGTGACTTCAATACTTTCGTCATTCTCAACAATATTGTCACTATTCACGGTCACTGTATAGGTTGTCGATGTACTTCCTGCGGGAATCGACAAAGTTTGCTGAGTGGCAGTAAAGTCAATCCCGGGAGTTGCTGTGCCACCTGAGACATCAGCATCTACAGTTACGTCCACGGTACTGGCTTGATCCAGAGATACGGTATATACCAGATCTACAGTACCGGTATTGCCCTCCACAATGCTGGGACTATCAATACTGATGATCGCTTCATCGTTATTGGTGATCGAACAAACAGCCTCATCACCATTCAATAATGAAATCGAGCCTGCATTGAATGCATTTGCCGTCAAGTTACCCGCATCACAAGACCACAGCCCTTCGCTGTAGCCTGGAATTTCCAGCTCAGTCAAACTGTAGGTTCCGGCATTGACCGGAATTAATTCTGACGTATAGGTAGTCGAGGCTCCGACTGTGTTTGCACTGGAAAAATTTGCAACGCCTGCGTCAGTAGTTACATTAAAGTTGGCTACTGTTGCTGCACCGGTGTTGTCGTTAATAACGATCTTTTGCATAATCAGACTGGCATCGTCGTTGAAAATATTGCCGCTTGTGGAGAGCGTGGCAATCGAGGCGTTGGTCGCATTAACGAGATTAAGCAGAAAACTCTCATCTGCCTCCACTTGTACATCCCCGTTAACATCAATAACAACAGTCGTGTTTAAAGTACCAGCGGTGATCACGGCTGAGCCCGCTGTGGCCACAAAGTCCGCATCAGCTCCAGTGGCTGTGTTGTCCTGGGTGTTATAGTCTATGACGATGTCATCCACGCTGACTTGATCCAGAGTGAAAGTAAAATTCATACCGGATACACCAACGTCACCCTCCGCAAGCGAGGCGGAATTTACACTCACAACCGATTTGTCATTATCGGTGATTGTAGCCACACCCTGCGCATCAGCCATGGTGGCATTCAATTCATTGGACAGATCCAGCGTGAAGGTCTCAATCGACTCAACCAGCGTATCATTTAGAATGTCGACAGCAATTGTTTGAGTGGTTTGATTCAAGGGGAATGACAAGCGTCCCGATACCGGTGTGAAATCATTACCGGCAACGGCAGTCACTGCGGAGGTTTGATAGTCAACTTCAACTATATTGATTGTGTCAGGGTTTGATAATGAAACGGTAAAGATTGCTTGTGGATTTGCCGAATCCCCTTCAGTGATCGCGACATCATTTACACGGATACTGACACCATCATCGTTCAAGATCGTGCCGTTTGCCATGCTATTCGATATAGTTGCATTGACCGGATTGGAGATCTCGACATTCAGAGTTTCATCAGCTTCAACCAGTTCATCACCAGTAATATCGACAAAATAGCTGATGTTCAATTGGTTGGCCGGGATGATTAAGGTGCTGCCTGCATCCGCAACATAGTCTGAATCACTTTGCAAAGCGCTTCCATCAATAGTTCGCACATCAAATGAAACGTCTGCTTCGGAGGACTGATCCAGAGTAATGACAAATTCAAGTTGAGGTGTATCACCGCTGTTACCTTCTGTGACCATGGCATCACTGATACTCAGACTCAGTAAGTCGTCGTTCAAAATTGTACCGATCCCTTCTGGATCACTGATGCTTGCATTGACAGCATTCAAAATGAGCAAGCGTAATGTTTCATCCGCTTCAGGTTTAAAATCACCTTTCACCGGGATAGTTACCGGGATCATGGTGATGTTTGGCGGGAAGGTCACCGTGTTGATCGATCCACCCAGTGGAATGTAATCGCTATCCGATACTTGAGCGGTAATATCTTCGGTTCTGAATTCAACCGTTATCGGCTGAAATGACGGTGCACTCAGAGAAATCTGGAATATCAGGTCGGTATTACCGGAGTTACCTTCCGTTACTGTTGCGTCACTAACCGACAAAGTAGTTGCATCATCATTAATAATGGTTCCCTGGCCCTGTGCATCCAGGAGCGCTGCGTTGACCGCATTACTCAATCGCACCACAATGGTTTCATTTTGTTCTACTTTAATATCATTATTAACTTGTACCGTGAATATAGCGGTTGTTTGTCCTGCCGGGATGGTTAATGATTGCGCATTCGCAACGTAATCGTTATCCGAAAGTTTTGCCGTACTGGCAGTATCGTCTGTCGAGGCATCCACCATGATGTCCAGCCCGATGGCTTGATCGAGCGAGACAGTAAAGATCATGTCTGTGGTTCCAACATCCCCTTCAGTAATCTGCACATCGTTAATTGACAGATCAGGCAATAACACCGTAACAACACGACTATCAGTTGTTGTATTACCACTGGTGTCTATCACTGAATACGTAATGATGTAATCACCAGGAATCGTGGTATCGACTGTAGACACCAAATTGGCGTCCAGCCGGATCTCGGTAGTTACGCTAGTGCTGAGATCGCCATCAACATTATCCGTGGCGCTGGCCCCCGGGTCGACAAAAGTATCACCTGCAAGTACGCTGAAATCAATGTCTCCACTGGTCGCCGGGTTGAGTGAAATAACAGGCGCTTCGAAATCAGTCGAAGTACCATCTTGCTGACAGGCTGTTATGTTGATCTCTACCTGTGGACCCGGAAACCTTGTGAAATTGTTATTGCGAAAACGGCGTATCTCAGGATTTATATCTGTGATGTCGTTAAGAAAACTGCTGGAGAACGGCACTGGTACAGCAAAACTTTTAGCATCCAAAACACAATCTGAAAGATCTTCAATGACCGCATCCACCAATTCACTGGTGGGCAGTGCCAGATTGAATTCCGTAGCATTGGCATTCAGGGCATTGGCAAAACCGCCAAGAAATACCGCGTAATTCATCGCATCTGTACTGGCAGCAGGATCCGGCTCAATGGGATCAGTCGGCCTGGTCGAGAAAGGATCATATCCAAATGCATCCTTTGCAAAGCCCCGATTATTATCGAGAGTCACAAAAATACTGCTACTGGATTCAAAACGGGCTTTACGCAACAGCGCTGAAGTGTAGGCATTGATGGACACATGGGTTTGGCCACTTTCCCAGACTGATTCAAGGACGGGTAATTGTGACAAAGTAACCAGGCGTTTACTTGTGGCATTACTGTCTGGTTCAGTCTCATCAATAAAACTGCCGCCTTCAGCAACCGCAATCAATAATGTTTTATTCGTGGGTACAGCGGTTACCCAGCTACCGTCTGGCTCTGATGTTGCTGAAATTACCGGTTTAGACCAGATTGGCATGCCATTACGATCGGACTCGTACAATGAAACCAGCGAACTGGCAACGGCACCTTTGTGTACCGAACCGGTAACTTGCATCGTATTTGCTTGTGAAGACGCAACAATAAAGTTGATCGCTGCACGGTCTTCATCAAATCCGTCTGACAAGGAATACACCAGTGTTTCTGTACCGATGAATCCAGGATCAGGCGTATAGGTAATGACATCATCCAGGAAATTATTTGGTGTCCCGTTTTCATCAATGCTCACTGTACCGTTCAAGGGCGCGCTGATCGTTACCAGACTCAGTGCATCGCCATCCAAATCCAGATCATTGGTGTATGGACTCAGGGCAACACTGTTTCCCGGTGTGGTGAATACTGAATCGTCTTTGGCGGATGGGCGATTATTCTGCTCTTGCGTTTTAACTTCGAGATGCACGGTTTCTGCTGTGCTGGTGTTACCGTCACTCACGATATAGATCAGCGAATCAACCCCAATGTAATTAGGGTGAGGCGTGTACTCGATGCCGTCAATGTTTGTGCCATTGGAACTGATAGTGACGATCGCAACGCTGCCGTGATCGGGTTCAAGTATTTCAATAATGCTGAGTTGATCATTCTCGGGATCACTGTCATTTAGCAATACATCCAGATTGGTTGTGGTCTCAAACAGAACCGAAAAATTATCGGCTTGGGTAATCGGAGTTTGATTACCAGCGGCACTCGCGTCATTAACGACTATGGTGACACTCGCAGATGCAATCAGTGAACCGTCTGAAACGGTGTAGGTAAACGTGTCATCACCAATAAATCCTGCATTTGGAATGTAGCGGATTGCATTATTTACAATACTAACGCTGCCACTGCTTGCAGAACCGACCTCAGTAATGGTTAGAGCGTCACC includes these proteins:
- a CDS encoding GNAT family N-acetyltransferase, producing the protein MSHIVREAFWHQDKQALRDIRRIVFIQGQNVPQELEWDDRDEHCWHVLVFEHDKAIATGRLDTDGKIGRMAVLDAYRGQGVGKLVLTQLIKIARREGIAQTYMHAQCHALPFYLKNGYEAYGDVYDEAGIPHQNARERLV
- a CDS encoding tandem-95 repeat protein, whose amino-acid sequence is MGRTFSSNLILLILLVLSACGGSGEVPVAQQQNNQPRAVSDSYKVDSNTSLPVLSNDSDPDGDSISITAITQPPHGTASINGDVIDLQIDQDFVGVETFTYTISDSKGATATAQVTLELNPANKVPVANNDRVVGQRDAIIDIAVLENDSDENGDALTITEVGSASSGSVSIVNNAIRYIPNAGFIGDDTFTYTVSDGSLIASASVTIVVNDASAAGNQTPITQADNFSVLFETTTNLDVLLNDSDPENDQLSIIEILEPDHGSVAIVTISSNGTNIDGIEYTPHPNYIGVDSLIYIVSDGNTSTAETVHLEVKTQEQNNRPSAKDDSVFTTPGNSVALSPYTNDLDLDGDALSLVTISAPLNGTVSIDENGTPNNFLDDVITYTPDPGFIGTETLVYSLSDGFDEDRAAINFIVASSQANTMQVTGSVHKGAVASSLVSLYESDRNGMPIWSKPVISATSEPDGSWVTAVPTNKTLLIAVAEGGSFIDETEPDSNATSKRLVTLSQLPVLESVWESGQTHVSINAYTSALLRKARFESSSSIFVTLDNNRGFAKDAFGYDPFSTRPTDPIEPDPAASTDAMNYAVFLGGFANALNANATEFNLALPTSELVDAVIEDLSDCVLDAKSFAVPVPFSSSFLNDITDINPEIRRFRNNNFTRFPGPQVEINITACQQDGTSTDFEAPVISLNPATSGDIDFSVLAGDTFVDPGASATDNVDGDLSTSVTTEIRLDANLVSTVDTTIPGDYIITYSVIDTSGNTTTDSRVVTVLLPDLSINDVQITEGDVGTTDMIFTVSLDQAIGLDIMVDASTDDTASTAKLSDNDYVANAQSLTIPAGQTTAIFTVQVNNDIKVEQNETIVVRLSNAVNAALLDAQGQGTIINDDATTLSVSDATVTEGNSGNTDLIFQISLSAPSFQPITVEFRTEDITAQVSDSDYIPLGGSINTVTFPPNITMIPVTIPVKGDFKPEADETLRLLILNAVNASISDPEGIGTILNDDLLSLSISDAMVTEGNSGDTPQLEFVITLDQSSEADVSFDVRTIDGSALQSDSDYVADAGSTLIIPANQLNISYFVDITGDELVEADETLNVEISNPVNATISNSMANGTILNDDGVSIRVNDVAITEGDSANPQAIFTVSLSNPDTINIVEVDYQTSAVTAVAGNDFTPVSGRLSFPLNQTTQTIAVDILNDTLVESIETFTLDLSNELNATMADAQGVATITDNDKSVVSVNSASLAEGDVGVSGMNFTFTLDQVSVDDIVIDYNTQDNTATGADADFVATAGSAVITAGTLNTTVVIDVNGDVQVEADESFLLNLVNATNASIATLSTSGNIFNDDASLIMQKIVINDNTGAATVANFNVTTDAGVANFSSANTVGASTTYTSELIPVNAGTYSLTELEIPGYSEGLWSCDAGNLTANAFNAGSISLLNGDEAVCSITNNDEAIISIDSPSIVEGNTGTVDLVYTVSLDQASTVDVTVDADVSGGTATPGIDFTATQQTLSIPAGSTSTTYTVTVNSDNIVENDESIEVTLTTPVNALLGSATGSGLVSNDDFTSLNIDDVTLNESDAGTNFVFTVSLTQPADSNVTVDYLTADGTATTVDNDYVMASGSLTFTPGVVTQTITITVNGDTTVESDETFLIDLVNPAIATIADAQGQGTITNDDTTELVINDVTASETNTTTTFVFTVTLTEPADSNVIVDYSTTDGTATVADVDYDAAAGTLTFTPGMLSQSINIVVNGDTKVEDNETFSVNLSNPVIATLLDGSGTGTITNDDSSLLSITDTSQAELDTGSSIFNFTVSLNNPSALPVTVLYTTNDNTATVADSDYVATSGILTFASGETSKVIPVTVNGDVAVELDETFFIDLSAPTVAGILDGQGVGTITNDDASLIIRKVVINDNGNNLGAVDFGIATDAGALNFQPGVVTGSTTTYDADNLTVNAGSYTLSENDLQEYTEGTWACTVGTVTDNGFNTGSVTLSNGDEAICTISNDDIALQFNLSISNNSGLINDNDGDGKHSAGDSITYTYTIDNSGLVKLKNVEVTDLLIDPIGNPICFFSTITAANNASCDVEYFLTQADFDSTTNGGMITNNASSIAFAPDEASIVSETGPAGDNNVTTTFTQFKDFLITEVPDATVYFIGETITFDYSVENTGNLTISAGDLVISDILTSSSYACPQMAPGDVCTPAPLPTYVVDIVDVTVTSPTTAEVFNTYNAVHPDLARSLNTTRNVGFADPNDFDQDGLTNAEEANLRDVVDPVKYACLSETDPDSDNDGISDGVEVANNMLPCTAAAPGSVNPVLSADPFPGNITNEPQYGTSPDNPVTYLIEPGVFPGEINLGLTNSSSQCQYVNYVGSVSSSDSGQVAQLADDGRPTTILDMEGVRFSHLQDCDTIRISNMVLTNGVGFDSGGGSTRGGGIRISSGSILYLDNVWIENNLVTDQGGGIGVSNSGTILNAVNIVVRENDISGGKGGGGIWVGNGATMNIEDSRIYDNTSAGFGGGGIALDPGATALIKNNIIANNETLAGSSDGGGGILVLGIPTSATIINNVISGNESVIKGGGIALDNTSAGVNIHNNLIIGNYAPDGGGVYVDGDSALRNNTLAYNQSLNSGAAILVIAGSPIIRDSVFWENRTGNADLSSPTVAGDTFDTSTTPYAYSSFNLIGSPEGNVINNDQLLSDPLFDLAFYLGSGSPAINSGSVTSATAETETGVLFTQKTTDSTGTAVDAASGDGAQLNRGYHYQEGSVGIADQIIIQNPSDLKVLLSDPGPIRKISFIPASVGVRLGDGQDVQVSLSANSANIGFESTTSLQPLGIDSDFAANIGDGEYLITLRILPATTMGTFDLNFSVNGVLFVQTFTVE
- a CDS encoding adenylosuccinate lyase (Catalyzes two discrete reactions in the de novo synthesis of purines: the cleavage of adenylosuccinate and succinylaminoimidazole carboxamide ribotide), which gives rise to HFAEKLPVSRWQRDLTDSTVLRNLGVAAAHSALAWSANLKGLNKLEVNPTRLAEDLDANWEVLGEAIQTVMRRYGLDNPYEQLKALTRGQGISQASLKEFITGLDIPQAEKERLMQLTPASYIGDAAILAKEI